The following proteins are encoded in a genomic region of Chloracidobacterium sp.:
- the lptC gene encoding LPS export ABC transporter periplasmic protein LptC, whose amino-acid sequence MPTINKDKLAKFRFRASLPRAFRILTLCLLAIAGFAVLVGFYRGRATNGFKLKSEHTQLSTEVVSNVNGYERLESADGRKKYLIRADNAITYSDQHQELSNMSLETYDESGAVNSTMTAGTALYIPEAVSIFTLYLKDAVAISTNDGISIKGDNVRYDRSKNTAESEDPVEFSRGELTGKANGFTADLGTRQLDLLRDVNFTMTDADGSGRVMHVEAASATFINADKRIDLNGGIVLTDRSSGSTTEAKAVRASVYLSKSPLGDSPAGDTQQVRPDHFELFDNVSIVSTRNGSVPMTVNAGYASYNKPTDTLELKTDAVINNGAGSVIKADLVHYEQGRGRVHLENRAELTQNGDISRADAVDAVLFPDRSLNTLTMSGNASVSRTTAERTVSVSAPVINAVWNTMHQMQSAKAVGSASARIVPTAKGAAAVTVNAAKAIEVAFAGADALNRIDADGRTSIKMDGDGAATRTVTADRMNTIFYADGKSIRRAEAIGNAVLSIEPLQGGPNVYRTDITSPRFDCDFFASGNSIKLCAGVKPSKAVRRPMFQQAGRGEQTLTSDRMRAVFRDDDRRLDRLEAEGKAKFNELDRNAAAAAMTYSDDTGAIALRGGDPTVWDSSSRAKAHEIDILSRDQRSVLRGSVSTTFYTKRAAGDATPFGEPDKPIFITSDTANIDHAAKVGLFVGNARGWQDDSYVHAERFQIDQNGGKFHAEGTVRSTAYEVKQKVNGKETDAPVFATAQAMDYDRDTRVIRYRGDVDIRQGTDRITGQSADISLDDKRRLSKMTAGTSVVLTQPGRKATGDWMQYTADNEVAILRGEPATVADTQSGSSRGTEITVYMREKRVSGTGKTRKGTGGRMRTVYEVKPGQ is encoded by the coding sequence ATGCCGACGATCAATAAAGATAAGCTGGCAAAATTTCGGTTCCGCGCATCGCTGCCGCGGGCGTTCCGTATTTTGACGCTTTGTCTCCTCGCGATCGCAGGTTTCGCCGTTTTGGTCGGATTCTATCGAGGCAGGGCAACGAACGGCTTTAAGCTGAAGAGCGAACATACGCAGCTTTCGACCGAGGTGGTCTCCAACGTCAACGGCTACGAGCGTCTGGAGTCGGCCGACGGGCGGAAAAAGTATTTGATCCGGGCCGATAACGCCATAACATATTCGGATCAGCATCAGGAACTGTCAAATATGTCGCTCGAAACCTACGACGAGAGCGGCGCCGTGAACAGTACGATGACCGCCGGCACCGCGCTCTACATACCGGAAGCCGTAAGTATCTTCACACTCTATCTGAAGGACGCCGTCGCCATCAGCACAAACGACGGCATATCGATCAAGGGTGATAATGTTCGATACGACAGGTCGAAGAATACTGCGGAAAGTGAAGATCCGGTAGAGTTTTCGCGTGGTGAACTGACGGGCAAGGCCAATGGTTTCACTGCGGATCTCGGCACCCGGCAGCTCGATCTTCTCCGTGACGTTAATTTCACAATGACAGATGCCGACGGCAGCGGCCGCGTCATGCACGTTGAAGCTGCATCGGCAACCTTTATAAACGCCGATAAGAGGATCGACCTTAACGGAGGGATCGTGCTGACCGACCGCTCATCCGGCAGCACAACGGAAGCCAAAGCGGTGCGGGCATCCGTGTACCTCAGTAAAAGTCCGCTCGGAGATAGTCCTGCGGGTGATACGCAGCAGGTAAGGCCGGATCATTTTGAGCTGTTCGACAACGTTTCGATCGTTTCTACACGCAACGGAAGCGTGCCGATGACCGTCAATGCCGGCTACGCCTCTTACAACAAACCGACGGATACGCTTGAGCTTAAGACCGATGCAGTGATAAACAACGGTGCCGGAAGCGTAATAAAGGCGGATCTTGTGCATTACGAACAAGGCCGCGGCCGCGTTCACCTTGAAAACAGAGCAGAACTTACGCAGAACGGCGATATTTCACGCGCGGACGCGGTCGATGCAGTGTTGTTTCCCGACAGATCGTTGAACACGCTGACGATGAGCGGCAATGCTTCTGTATCGCGAACGACGGCGGAGCGAACCGTCAGCGTCTCTGCTCCCGTTATCAATGCGGTCTGGAATACGATGCACCAGATGCAAAGTGCAAAGGCCGTTGGCTCTGCATCGGCCCGGATCGTCCCAACGGCAAAAGGGGCCGCAGCTGTAACCGTTAATGCTGCAAAAGCGATCGAGGTCGCATTTGCCGGAGCGGATGCTTTGAACCGTATCGATGCGGACGGACGCACATCCATAAAGATGGATGGCGACGGAGCAGCCACGAGAACCGTTACTGCGGATCGCATGAACACGATCTTCTATGCTGACGGCAAGAGTATTCGTAGGGCTGAGGCAATAGGCAACGCGGTGCTCTCGATCGAACCGCTGCAAGGCGGCCCCAACGTCTATCGAACCGACATCACTAGCCCCCGCTTTGATTGCGATTTCTTTGCGAGCGGAAACTCAATCAAACTTTGTGCCGGAGTTAAACCGTCAAAAGCCGTTCGCCGGCCGATGTTCCAACAGGCCGGACGCGGTGAGCAAACGCTTACGTCTGACCGGATGCGCGCGGTATTTCGTGACGATGACCGCCGTCTCGATCGTCTTGAGGCTGAAGGAAAGGCCAAATTCAATGAACTCGACAGGAATGCGGCAGCGGCAGCGATGACGTATTCTGACGACACCGGGGCGATAGCTCTGCGCGGCGGCGACCCTACAGTGTGGGACAGCAGCAGCCGTGCAAAGGCTCATGAGATCGATATTCTCTCACGCGATCAGCGTTCTGTACTCCGCGGTTCCGTCAGTACGACATTTTATACAAAACGCGCGGCAGGCGATGCCACGCCGTTCGGAGAGCCGGACAAGCCGATCTTCATCACCTCGGACACTGCGAATATCGACCATGCGGCCAAGGTCGGCCTTTTCGTCGGCAACGCACGGGGCTGGCAGGATGACAGTTATGTGCACGCCGAACGGTTCCAGATCGATCAGAATGGCGGAAAGTTCCATGCAGAAGGAACTGTTCGGTCAACGGCCTATGAGGTCAAACAAAAGGTGAACGGTAAAGAAACGGATGCGCCCGTATTCGCAACCGCACAGGCGATGGACTACGATCGTGACACCCGCGTCATCCGCTATCGCGGCGATGTAGATATCCGGCAGGGTACAGATCGCATCACCGGGCAAAGTGCTGACATCTCGCTTGACGACAAGCGCAGATTAAGCAAGATGACCGCCGGAACGTCAGTAGTTCTGACACAACCCGGACGCAAAGCGACGGGCGACTGGATGCAATATACTGCGGATAATGAGGTTGCAATATTGAGGGGCGAGCCGGCCACGGTCGCTGATACGCAGTCAGGATCATCTCGCGGCACCGAAATTACGGTCTATATGCGTGAAAAGAGGGTCTCCGGCACCGGAAAAACGCGAAAGGGAACCGGGGGACGAATGAGAACTGTATATGAGGTAAAGCCGGGACAATGA
- the lptB gene encoding LPS export ABC transporter ATP-binding protein yields MMMALETEQTDPTEGAAGKGVLGGYGLQKTFAGRRVVDGVTIEVAPGQVVGLLGANGAGKTTTFYMIVGLERTEAGRIEIFGDDVTELPMYLRARLGVGYLPQEPSIFRKLTAEQNILAVLETMPMSRDERFARLEELLEEFGVTEVRKVRGDALSGGERRRVEIARCLATEPRFILLDEPFAGIDPIAIDDIRQIIMYLKSQGIGILITDHNVRETLGITDKAYILADGRTLRSGLPTELVTDPEVRRLYLGERFSL; encoded by the coding sequence ATGATGATGGCATTAGAGACCGAGCAAACCGATCCGACGGAAGGCGCAGCAGGCAAAGGCGTCCTTGGCGGTTACGGCCTGCAGAAGACCTTTGCCGGCCGTCGCGTCGTTGACGGCGTTACGATCGAGGTCGCTCCCGGGCAGGTCGTAGGGCTTCTGGGGGCGAACGGCGCCGGCAAGACCACAACCTTCTATATGATCGTCGGGCTGGAACGGACCGAAGCCGGACGAATTGAGATCTTCGGCGACGATGTAACCGAGCTGCCAATGTATCTCAGAGCACGGCTGGGCGTCGGATATTTGCCGCAGGAGCCGTCCATATTCCGCAAGCTGACCGCAGAACAGAACATCCTTGCCGTGCTTGAAACGATGCCGATGAGCCGCGACGAGCGCTTTGCCCGCCTCGAGGAACTTCTTGAAGAATTTGGCGTGACCGAGGTGCGGAAGGTCCGCGGCGATGCATTGTCGGGCGGTGAGCGGCGGCGTGTCGAGATCGCCCGCTGTTTGGCGACCGAGCCGCGATTTATCCTTTTGGATGAGCCTTTTGCCGGCATCGATCCCATAGCCATCGACGACATTCGGCAGATCATTATGTATCTGAAGAGCCAAGGCATCGGCATTCTGATCACCGATCATAACGTAAGGGAAACGCTTGGCATCACCGACAAAGCCTATATTCTTGCCGACGGCCGCACGCTCAGATCCGGCCTTCCGACCGAACTTGTGACCGACCCGGAAGTACGCCGATTATACCTCGGCGAGAGATTTTCCTTATAG